The following coding sequences are from one Acidimicrobiales bacterium window:
- a CDS encoding NAD(P)(+) transhydrogenase (Re/Si-specific) subunit beta: MSAADITSVAYLAAAVLFILGLKGLARPRTAPRGNLLGASGMLVAVLATLLDRSIVDFRVLLAGLVVGSAIGAVLAVRVRMTGMPQLVALFNGFGGGASVLVAGASFLEVVDKGRVDDQLAVAAALTALIGIVTLTGSLVAFAKLQEVLSLRGFRGQGVLRALLAVVAVASATMVVVSPGDVGWFWLLVGAGALLGVLGTVAIGGADMPVVIALLNAFSGLAASTAGFVLDNPLLIIAGSLVGASGVILTQIMCTSMNRSLFDVVFGSMAAGGVVADAEDVYGDRVTSTSAEEVAMILEVAERVAIVPGYGMAVAQAQHAVRDLMRTLNDAGTEVVFGIHPVAGRMPGHMNVLLAEAEIDYECLLDMDQVNPTFAQTDVTIVIGANDVVNPLARTDPASPIAGMPILNVDESRTVVVIKRSLGTGFAGIPNPLFAADGTLMLFGDGKKAVLDVVAALLNA, encoded by the coding sequence GTGAGCGCCGCCGACATCACCTCTGTCGCCTACCTGGCCGCTGCGGTCCTGTTCATCCTCGGCCTCAAGGGGCTCGCACGACCGCGGACCGCCCCGCGGGGGAACCTGCTGGGTGCCTCAGGGATGCTGGTCGCCGTACTGGCCACCCTGCTGGACCGGTCGATCGTGGACTTCCGCGTGCTGCTGGCCGGGCTGGTCGTTGGCTCCGCGATCGGTGCCGTCCTGGCCGTCCGGGTGCGGATGACGGGAATGCCGCAGCTGGTCGCCCTGTTCAACGGATTCGGGGGCGGGGCGTCGGTGCTCGTCGCCGGAGCGTCGTTCCTGGAGGTGGTGGACAAGGGCCGGGTCGACGACCAACTGGCGGTAGCCGCAGCGCTGACGGCGCTCATAGGCATTGTGACCCTGACCGGCTCGCTGGTGGCGTTCGCCAAACTCCAGGAGGTCCTGTCGTTACGCGGCTTCCGGGGACAGGGGGTGCTCCGCGCCCTCCTGGCGGTCGTGGCCGTGGCATCGGCGACGATGGTGGTGGTCAGTCCCGGGGACGTCGGCTGGTTCTGGCTCTTGGTGGGTGCCGGGGCGCTCCTGGGCGTGCTGGGCACTGTGGCCATCGGCGGGGCCGACATGCCGGTCGTGATCGCCCTGCTGAACGCCTTCTCCGGGCTGGCCGCATCCACCGCCGGGTTCGTGCTCGACAACCCCCTGCTCATCATCGCCGGCTCCCTGGTCGGGGCTAGCGGGGTCATCCTCACCCAGATCATGTGCACCTCCATGAACCGGTCGCTGTTCGACGTGGTCTTCGGGTCCATGGCCGCCGGTGGGGTGGTGGCCGACGCCGAGGACGTCTACGGCGACCGGGTCACCTCCACCTCGGCCGAGGAGGTGGCGATGATCCTGGAGGTCGCCGAGCGGGTGGCGATCGTGCCCGGCTACGGCATGGCGGTCGCCCAGGCCCAGCACGCCGTGAGGGACCTGATGCGCACCCTGAACGACGCGGGTACCGAAGTCGTGTTCGGCATCCATCCGGTGGCCGGGCGGATGCCGGGACACATGAACGTCCTGCTTGCCGAGGCCGAGATCGACTACGAGTGCCTGCTCGACATGGACCAGGTCAACCCGACGTTCGCCCAGACCGACGTGACGATCGTGATCGGCGCCAACGACGTGGTGAACCCGTTGGCCCGGACCGATCCCGCCTCCCCGATAGCAGGCATGCCCATCCTGAACGTCGACGAGTCCCGGACGGTCGTGGTCATCAAGCGGTCCCTGGGCACCGGGTTCGCGGGGATACCGAACCCGTTGTTCGCCGCCGACGGCACGTTGATGCTGTTCGGCGACGGCAAGAAGGCGGTGCTGGACGTGGTGGCCGCCCTCCTCAACGCCTGA